In Ignavibacteria bacterium, the following are encoded in one genomic region:
- a CDS encoding helix-hairpin-helix domain-containing protein, protein MPQKDSVRSIGLIPSGYDRFWNNLIEENMTEVNESEISDDLENLSLHPVDINSATLEDFLRVPFLNYQDAKAILEYRKTSGKFFSTNELRQVKALSNVLICNILPYVTAKTYEMIPASAFTLRAEPDVSPIPEVDLRLRMLSNSLYNKDVTAGTYSGTPFKLYNRLKVNSKDRYQLAFILEKDAGETPLSDFSSFHLLLNFLKPFEGVLIGDYTLEFGQGLALWSPYGYLRDGDAVSSLQRQNKGIKPYLSTDENSFLRGGALSFSLKGLRLSAFYSNNARDANLDTASGKVTSFYTSGYHRNLRESMKKDKVKEVLFGAYADYQLDEILKAGILYYHSEFSRSFLESSPSGLSGSRFDIFSLSYKLFLEKVMISGEAANAGRKTAFNSSMELIITKEINALISFRHYPRGFPSLHSSLSGGSSGGFRQEAGIYCGMNFKTPLGTFGIFYDQFKKEKQSYSLPANGNKFGMSFSFSTAKNLKMNFRYRNGDEEICDLRDPFAGTVTRQSRTFRADLRMDFTSSLFIKLHGSLNRYMDTKEDKKEKGFLLYEETAVSRSMFSLSARISYFRTESYYSRIFQVEYDTPGSLANSFLYGQGVRWFINLRGRIFQGVSVSMKYSETYRSESLQMPEEENNSLSLQLDVKL, encoded by the coding sequence TTGCCGCAGAAAGATTCAGTCCGGTCTATCGGTTTAATCCCGTCCGGCTACGACCGGTTCTGGAATAACCTCATTGAAGAGAACATGACTGAGGTAAATGAGAGTGAAATTTCTGACGATCTGGAGAACCTTTCCCTTCACCCGGTGGACATAAATTCAGCCACGCTGGAAGACTTCTTAAGGGTTCCATTTCTTAATTATCAGGATGCAAAAGCGATTTTGGAGTACAGAAAAACCTCTGGAAAATTCTTTTCAACTAATGAATTAAGGCAGGTAAAAGCACTATCTAACGTACTTATTTGTAATATCTTACCTTATGTTACTGCAAAAACTTACGAGATGATTCCGGCAAGTGCCTTTACTTTAAGAGCAGAACCCGACGTCAGCCCTATCCCGGAAGTCGATTTACGCCTCAGAATGCTCAGTAACTCCTTATATAATAAAGATGTTACGGCCGGGACTTACAGCGGCACTCCATTTAAGCTCTATAACCGCCTTAAAGTTAACAGCAAAGACCGGTATCAGCTGGCTTTCATTCTGGAGAAGGATGCAGGTGAAACCCCGCTTTCTGACTTCAGTTCATTCCACCTTTTACTCAATTTTCTTAAGCCGTTTGAGGGGGTCCTTATAGGCGACTACACCCTGGAGTTCGGGCAGGGTCTTGCACTCTGGAGCCCTTACGGGTACTTAAGAGATGGGGATGCAGTGAGCTCACTTCAGAGGCAGAATAAGGGCATAAAGCCATACCTCAGTACTGATGAAAACAGTTTCTTAAGAGGCGGTGCTTTATCCTTTTCTTTAAAGGGTTTAAGGCTTTCCGCCTTCTATTCCAATAACGCCAGGGATGCAAATCTCGATACTGCTTCGGGTAAGGTTACATCTTTTTATACTTCAGGCTATCACAGGAATTTAAGGGAGAGCATGAAAAAGGATAAAGTAAAGGAAGTTCTTTTCGGGGCTTACGCTGATTACCAACTAGATGAAATTCTGAAGGCCGGTATACTTTACTACCATTCGGAGTTCAGCCGTTCATTTTTGGAATCCTCACCATCAGGACTTTCAGGCAGCAGGTTTGACATATTTTCCCTTTCATATAAACTGTTTTTGGAAAAGGTCATGATTTCCGGAGAGGCGGCAAATGCCGGCAGAAAGACGGCCTTTAACAGCTCTATGGAACTCATTATTACTAAAGAGATAAACGCGCTAATTTCCTTCAGGCATTACCCCCGGGGCTTCCCTTCCCTGCATTCATCCCTCTCAGGCGGTAGTTCCGGAGGCTTCAGGCAGGAAGCAGGGATCTACTGCGGAATGAATTTTAAGACACCCCTTGGCACTTTCGGCATCTTCTACGACCAGTTTAAGAAAGAAAAACAAAGCTACAGCCTGCCTGCAAACGGGAATAAGTTCGGCATGAGCTTTAGCTTTTCGACGGCAAAGAATCTGAAGATGAACTTCAGGTACCGGAATGGTGATGAAGAAATATGCGACCTCCGTGATCCTTTTGCAGGAACCGTTACAAGACAGAGCCGGACCTTCAGGGCTGATTTACGCATGGACTTTACATCTTCATTATTCATAAAGCTGCACGGCAGCCTGAACAGGTATATGGATACAAAGGAGGATAAAAAAGAAAAAGGTTTTCTGCTTTACGAGGAGACGGCAGTCTCCAGGAGCATGTTTTCCCTTTCGGCAAGGATATCTTATTTCAGGACAGAGTCCTACTACTCAAGGATTTTCCAGGTGGAATACGACACCCCGGGAAGCCTTGCAAACTCTTTTCTTTATGGACAAGGGGTGAGGTGGTTTATAAATCTGCGGGGCAGGATATTTCAGGGTGTTTCGGTATCAATGAAATATTCTGAGACCTACAGGTCTGAAAGCTTACAAATGCCTGAGGAGGAAAATAACTCTCTGAGTCTGCAATTAGACGTCAAACTGTAG
- a CDS encoding DUF4835 family protein, which yields MKYLLALLLLLPVCLYSQELDVQVKVNTEKLPTTNKDLLSNFGQDIQDYLNNTRFTGDNWEGDRIKCSFNVFLDNATDETHYSAQVSITSLRPIYKSNRASLMINVLDNQWNFVYERGQSMYYNQSVFDPLTSFLNFYAYIIIGLDADSYNMLGGSQLFSQAYNITLLGANSTQPAGWEKSTTPYNRRGLIEDLINEKYRTFREDYFNYHYNGLDIFALGPQDKQKAQDNIAKLIKDLDVLRTKQDIRGILMKVFFDTKSAEIVNYMSDYPDKTIFATLKKIDPAHISKYDEALERQ from the coding sequence ATGAAATACCTACTAGCGCTCCTCCTTTTACTTCCTGTTTGCCTGTATTCACAGGAACTCGATGTTCAGGTTAAAGTTAATACTGAAAAACTGCCAACGACCAATAAGGACCTGCTTTCTAATTTTGGGCAGGACATTCAGGATTATCTCAATAATACCCGCTTTACTGGCGACAACTGGGAAGGGGACAGGATCAAGTGCTCCTTTAATGTCTTCTTAGATAATGCAACCGACGAAACCCATTATTCCGCCCAGGTGAGCATTACCAGCTTAAGACCCATTTACAAGAGCAACAGGGCGTCTTTAATGATCAATGTGCTCGATAACCAATGGAATTTTGTCTATGAGCGCGGCCAGTCAATGTACTATAACCAGTCAGTTTTTGACCCGCTTACAAGCTTTCTCAACTTTTACGCCTATATAATTATAGGCCTCGATGCCGATTCATATAATATGCTTGGCGGCTCACAGCTATTTTCACAGGCTTATAACATTACGCTCCTCGGGGCAAACAGCACACAGCCGGCGGGCTGGGAGAAAAGTACAACTCCTTATAACCGCAGGGGCCTCATTGAAGACCTGATAAACGAGAAGTACAGAACATTCAGGGAAGATTATTTTAACTATCACTATAACGGACTCGACATTTTTGCACTCGGCCCGCAGGATAAGCAGAAGGCACAGGATAACATTGCAAAGCTCATTAAAGACCTGGACGTCCTAAGGACGAAGCAGGATATAAGGGGCATTCTGATGAAGGTATTCTTTGATACCAAGTCAGCCGAAATTGTAAACTATATGAGCGACTATCCCGACAAAACCATTTTTGCCACGCTGAAGAAGATCGACCCGGCCCACATCTCAAAATACGACGAAGCCCTTGAGCGCCAATAA